CAGCTAtatgaaattttggaaaatgcaagactatggagacaaaaagaaaatcagtggttgctaggggttagcagggaaggagggacaaagaagtggagcacagaggatttttagggcagtgaaattacTCCATATGATATCACAATGTATATGCCATTATACATCTGTTAGAACTCACAGAATACGCACCACCAAGTGGGAACCCTGAAGTAAACTGTGAactctgggtgataatgatgtgtcaatgtagacttatcaattgtaacaaaataccactttGACAGGGAATATTGGTAAGTGAGGAGGCGATGTATGTACGGGGCTAGGAGAATACGGTAACCGTGGACTTGCTGCTCAATCTCAATATGAATCTAAAATTCCtcgaaaaaaaaaaccttttttttttaaagcaatgaccctacgtaggatttttttttaatttctttagtttttttttttgagagagagagggagtgagagtgggagaggggcagagagagagggaaacacagaatcaaaagcaggctccaggctctgagctgtcagcacagagcccactgcggggctcaaactcctgaactggagattatgacctgagctgaagtcggtcgcttaaccaactgagacactcagcgCCCCCacaagactttttaaataaaataaataaaagtttttcttttttctcaagaatgAAAACTGCCCAAAACTTAATAACAGCTTTTCAGTTTAAAAGGGTCTGCTGTGCTTCTGACATCCTAGATGAAAACAGAACTACCCCAAGGTGCATCGCCATGACATCTGGAGCATGGGAGCCCAGAAAGCTTCCTACAAATTTCCAAAGAGACAGCTAAAAAGGGTCTGGATTCAAAATGCGTTTGGACTTATGAACAGCAGTATTGGAAGACAGGACACTATAGcaaaggcattaaaaattttgaaagaaaattatttcctgcCTGAAATTCTGTGTTGTTAGGATTGTTTCCCCAAGAAAGAAGACGACCTGAGCTGCAAGGATCAGAGGGTCACGAAGGAGAGAAGCAAAGGGAACTCTCAGGACAGGGGTGACAGGAGACCTCGGAATGACGGCCAGCCATGCAAGGTGCCAGAGGGCACTCTCCAGGTCAGTCAGAGCCGCTCAGCAGGCTCTGAGGCAGACTTTCTGGGGAAAATGAAATTGTGAGAATAACTCATTTACCCAAATCTAATAAGAAGATAGTTATATAAGCAGCCAAGAATGTAAGGTCAAATtatagaggaaaagagaaaacgaAGCAAGTGGCAAAACCTATTATTAACTCCAGAAGAAAAAGCTTTGAGGGGGAATAAAAGTAATCATAGTCAACTCCATGTCCCAGCTTTGAGTATACTGGGTACTGCTATGCAAATtgtcaaacaacaacaacaacaaagactgACCCGACCTATGATCCAATGTGCAGTTAGgatgagaaaaagggaaggaagcaagcacAAGAAGgatagcaaaaaagaaagaaattaaatattcatcATAGACCACAGAAAATGTCTGCCCcccaaaatcaagaaattgagaaacagagaagacatAAATACCTAAAGAAATAGTGAAAACCGGGGCTATTCCGAGAAGAGGttaatggggtggggggtgggggctgagctgCTTGTCAACAACTGAAGGCTCTGCCATTTTTTCTCACTTGCAAGTTAACAAGCTAACAAGTTCATGGATGCTGGCAAATGACATGAGATTCTTGGATCAGAGACACAGAAGGTTTGTTATGCACAGAAATAGTATTcgagtattatttttttattttgtcctctgaacctcagttctcACGGTGTGGTGCCAAGGATCCCGGCAGGCACCTGTGCACCCTGTGGGGGGCAGGACAGGAGAAGAAGCCTCAGCTCAGGGAAGCTGAAGCTCTAATCAGGGACAGTAAGCTGCCTGCCTTTTGTTTGTGAGGAAGACGCTGCTGTGTCCACCGCGGATTATTATACAAACATCTTTCAAAAGCCACTAAGGAGCAAAGAAGGGCACTAAGTGCCTCGCTCACAAGTCATGCACAAATCCAACAGACACACGGGGAACAGAAAGTCAAAAATGACACTTTTTTACAACCAACCtccttgaatgattttttttaaagtacatacatgtataactttaatttttaaaattctactaatTAGATAttgtaaattattaaaaacaattcgCCTAACCCTTCCTCCCACTGACTGGGCATCTCTTTTGATTAGAGAAACGCCGTGAGAGAAAACTGGGAAAGGATGTTCCACAGAACTTCGCACAGAAAGGGCTAGTCCCCAGGCTGGGCCATCTCCACTCCAGAAATCCAACGCGGGGCGAGTGCAAGGCGCAGAGGCCACGACGCCACCCTTCCCTGGTCCACCCTTCCCTGGTCTTCCCCGCACCTCCGGGGCAGGCTCCCCTGCACGCCCCCGCGCCCATGCCCAGGCCGGGGGCGCCCGTCCTGCACCCACGGGGCCGGGATCTGGCACCCACGCCTAGGCTGTAGGACAGTAGCATGCTCCGTGTCCAGTGCAGGGAGCAGCCTGTTCGTAGTTCGTGTTGATCGCAATTCTTCAGGGTGTCAATGGACCCCCTGAAAATCAAATACCAACGGAGTATTTGTTACACAGCCAGCGGGGGCTCGTCTCTGGGCAAAAGGCCAGAACCGGTTTCATGAACCTGGCCGGGCGGCGCGACCCCGATGTCCTTGGTGGCAAGGCAGGAGTCGAGGCGGGCAGGGTCCTCGGCGGCAGTATATGGCCGGCCAGGCGGTGGGCCGTGCGCCCCCCTCACCGGTGTGCACAGGCGCTCGGGACGCTGGGAGGCCGGCGTGTGTCGCCGGCCCGCGTCCCGCCTGGCGCTGTGTCCCGTCACTCCCACCTTGGAAGCTCCCGCGCCCAGCCTGCCACCCACGCGCACGAGCGGCGGGGGCGGCGCCTCACAGCTTGAAGGAGTCAGTTCTGCGCTCCCACCCGTCCCTCCGGCGAGGCCACCGCCCCGGGCCGCGGAGGAGGGCAGAGCCGCGCAGATCCCGTTTATCAGCCCCATCTCTCATTACATAAGGCCCCTATCTCCGCGGGGCATCGCTGAGACTGTCAGGCCAGCGCGCCTTCTCCCACGCAGGGGCGCGCCTGCCCACAACTCCCCCAGCTCGGTTTGCATGGTCCTGGGGTTGAGGTTCCTTGACTCATCTTGGCGCAGAGCTCTGGGATCACACCGTGgttccctgctccttccctcaaCACAGAGACCCACAGGGGTTGTCACACAGCCAAATGGCATCACTCCAGGCCCTGGGGGGCCACAAAGGGCAGGGGCTGGCTCAGGACCTACAACTGAGCTTCGAAGCTTGGGTTTGGACAGAAGagaaggtgggaggagagagtgggCAAGGCTGGGAGGCATCTGAGCAAGAGAAGCGGCAGCCAGCGTCCCTTGTCCCTTTGGAGACCTTTGTGAGGAGGTTGGGCCTCACTGGGGATAGGACAAAGGGAGCCTGCGCAgacagagaaggggctggaggggaAAACACTGGTTTAGGAGAGGAAGTGGGTGAAGGAGACAGCCTGGTATCAGTAATCAATAGGCAAATAATGCTGTCTCTGTTGCAGGGGGTTCTGAGGACTTACAGAGAAAGGAGTGAAAAGCAGGCTATATGCCAGCGTCCCTGAGGGGATGGGATGTTCAGGGGGACCCTGGCGTGGGGGCAGCCCTGAAGCTGCCCTCCACAGCCTTCAGTCTATAGAAACTCGGGTCCCCCAAGAGGGAGGGCTTTGTCCCACAGATAACTGGTGAGCAGAGGTGGTCGGCCAGGTCTAAGTGGCACTGGAAACAGTCACACCTTCCAACCAGGGCTAAGGCTGGGTCCTGACTCCTGCCAGCCTGGCCTGTCAAGGGTTTCCCATCAGGATGGGCCCATGCTGAAGGCCTGAGTTGGGCACCCAGTTTTTAGGCTGCCCAATACTCAAAGTTACAATTTCTGGATCTTTCAGTGGAGACCTGGGAATCTGAACTTTTTATCATTCTTTCCACAGTAGGGCCAACAGGGAATCAGGCAATTGAAAAGGAATAAACTTCACTCTTCCCTTTTtatcccatttgaattttgtatcCAAAGCAAGTATTACTCTGGTAATGCAAGAGACCATTtcagtggaaaaataaaacccCTAAATTCCCGCATCTGGTAGACTGTGGTCAAAGCAGGGTCTGCCTTGCACTTCTGGTGACCCAAAAGGGTCTCAGGACAGGAGCTGGGTAGCCCCTGGGGGTGGTCATCTAGCAAAACTGCTGGAGCTCTAGCTGGCATGGCCAACGCCAGGCTGCCTTCTTCCCTACTGCTGGAGTAAGCCCACCCGTATCTTGAAAGTTGCCCCAGACCCCCTCAATGATAAGTCCACAAGAAATCAAATGCTTTCCTTTATGTGACACTGGATTTTCCACAAAGTAAAATCAAGATGAGTAAAGATGTGGTTTCTAGATCGTACCCGACAAAGCGGAGACCAGGGTGGGAGGCGTCACACTCGGCCTATAAAAGCTACCGCAAGAGGCCAAGGCCACAAGCCACCCAGCTTAGGCCAGCCTCCGTGTGTGCTTTTTGCTCCTCCTGTGTTAGCTCCAGACTCCATGGCGCTCTGGCTGACCGTGGTCATTGCTCTCACCTGCCTTGGTGGCCTTGCCTCCCCGAGCCCCGTGAGGAGGGAGCTCAAGGAGCTCATTGAAGAGCTGGTCAACATCACCCAGAATCAGGTGAGTACCCGCTAGCCAGGGTCCTAGCTCTGAGGGTGCTAGGGTGGGGGACTCGGTCATGGTTCAGGCCATGAAGGTTGGGCCATCCCAAGACAGGCCCAGCCACGAGGGAGAGGAGCTGGGCCAGGGATTGGGGGACCACACAATAAATGGCCCCATAGAGAGATGTGGCAGAGCTCCCAAGGGCCACCTGTTCCCCGGGCCTGATCCGGACTGCCAAGACCAGCTCCTACCCAGCCATTCAAGAAAAGAGGTTAGAGAGGGGCCAGCATGCTCCCAGGGCAATTTAGCATTTGCCAACTGGATCTGAACAGAACAACGGGGCATTATTCACAGGACTTTGCTTAAGCCCATTTTTATGGAAGAATTCATTAGTAGTCAGCACCTGTCCCCAGTGGTGATGGCTGGCACTCTGAGCAAGGACTGTGTGCCGAGCCTAGTGCTGGGTGCTCTTCATCTCATTTCATTACTGCCAACCACCTCAAGAGACAggtgcaatgaccctatttcacTAAGGCTGCATTAAAGTTGACAAAAGCCAGATTCAAACCAGGCCTGGCATATCCTAAACTGCAGTGTCCTCTGATTTGGAAGATAGGgtctaaaaaaaattctttttattaatgtttatttttgagagagagagacagagcacgagtaggggaggatggagagagagggaaacagaatctgaagcaggctccaggctctgagctgtcagcacagagcctgacatagggctcgaactcaagaaccatgagatcatgacctgagctgaagtcagatgcttaaccaactgagccacccaggtgccccagcaggtCAAGTTTTACACACTAGCGCCCTCCGCCTCCCATCAGACTGCCCTGgcctgccctccttcctcaccGAACACTGGCCTGGCTATGGGAAGCTTCACAAAAGGCTGTGTCACTCAGaattttctctctcagcccccaAACCCTGTACAATGGGTCTGCCTCAGTATGCAGAGCAGGACATTAAGCTCAGGAACACTGCGGGGGCCCAGGCCTGCCACTGTGCTACGCCAGGTTGCCTGTGGGTTCTGATCCCTGCAGACACCTAGCCTGTGATTTTGCTGTCTCTTTGCTCCCTCAGGCATCCCTCTGCAATGGCAGCATGGTGTGGAGCGTCAACCTGACAGCTGGCATGGTAAGGACCCCTCGGACGCTGAGAGGGAGGTGGCTGAGGCTGCAGGTCTTAGGCGTGTCTCTCCTGAGCCTCACTTGCAAGGCTTAGGGGTTCCAAGCACCGTTTGGACCACCCCCACCACCCGAACCTACCTCCGCCAGGACTCTGAGCGCCCTCCTCCTGTAAAGTCAGTGAAGGTGCTGCCTGAGCCATTTAGCAGGGGGTCCCAGCAGGGCCTGACACCCCTGTGTTCTTCTCCCAGCAGTACTGTGCAGCCCTAGAATCTCTCATGAATGTCTCTGACTGCACTGCCATCCACAAGACCCAGAGGATGCTGAA
This region of Suricata suricatta isolate VVHF042 chromosome 6, meerkat_22Aug2017_6uvM2_HiC, whole genome shotgun sequence genomic DNA includes:
- the IL13 gene encoding interleukin-13 — protein: MALWLTVVIALTCLGGLASPSPVRRELKELIEELVNITQNQASLCNGSMVWSVNLTAGMQYCAALESLMNVSDCTAIHKTQRMLKGLCSQKPSAGQISSELSRDTKIEVIQLVKNLLNHLRRKFRHGNFE